The genomic segment AAGCAACAGATCAATATTGTAATACAGATCTATTTGAGCAAAATAAGAATATGAAAAGGAGTGACTAAAACCTCAGaagttttaaaaatttaaatgtgtagggaactaattttattttaatttagcttgttttttttggcaTAACTTTCAATGTGCATATTTTTTGAGTTTTAGTTATCTCGCTATTATACTACATTTCGCTGTGTTcgaaaacatgaagaaaacaaaaaaggtgcATAACAACGGTTTATAATATGAAGCTTGCATTTTGCTATTGttggaccaaaaccttgtatcaaaaggataacttttcaggagaaggaaaaaaaacctgcttaacttttaatgtaagttaatggaaacaGACTTTTTGTCCAGGTAATTTTGGCTGAttccttttggtccattcatcatgaagttgaCACAAAATTTAAAGGGCGACAGGCATTTCCAAATTATTCAAAATCCCAAAAACGAGAAAAATAGAGGTAagaagttttgttctgacagcagcgatatatcaGCAATATAGACAGTCtatatatgaataatattaCTGATACACATGTATGTTTGTATAAGTTGATATATGGCTGAAATATATGTCCCATATGAAAATTGCCAGTTTCAACTATATtacatctttatttatatattacatatatgtacagATGTGACCAATTTAAGTTGAAAATAAGGGAAATCAATATGTGGTAATACATGTCATACATTTCTGTGTAGAAACACTAAACAGAGGAGACCTATCTGCTACAAAATATAACCAATTAACAATTTAAGATTTTAAAGATCTTAAGGCCACATCCAACAGACTGTGACAGAAGGGTCAATCTTAATAAAACCAGGCAGGGCTCACAGTGTCACAACCCAAATATAgccatatatttttttactatccaaaatgaccagtgaacttacacatGCTTCTcaatgtaatgttgattattGTGAAATAGTAGTACATCTAACCAATAAgatttctttgggaactattgtGTCTTACATGCCCTACATGTATATGTACCCTCCGCCATGtacataatatttaaaaataagttttaccTCAAAACCGTGTGAAACTATTGTGAGATTGTCACCTGTAGGCACTAGCTGTCATATGTGTAtcttattttgtgtaataactgtctgtgagTTAGCTTTAGGAGGCATTAAATACTTCAGACGTCAAAAATTCTGACTCTTTATTTCCCTAGAATGGTGctttacattaaaccactctgaatggcccCTTTTACAGGGTGAAAGGGAGCTAACAGTGCATccagacaaacagatggactacagtctgtaattgtagaactaccaagtgcacctacatagtaagtggagctgataaaacagacaatgaaTTGGTTCTAATGTCATGGCTAATCTTGTGTAAAccaaaaaggagagagagagagagagagagagagagagagagagagagagagagagagagagagagagagagagagagaaaagagggtgaggagagaaacacagagagagagagagagaaagaaaagaaaagagagagagagagagagagagagagagagagagagggagagagagagagagaggagagcagagagagacagaaacacagagagagagagggagagagagagagagagaggagagcagagagagacagaaacacagagagagagagagagagagagagagagagagagagagagaaagaaagagaaaagagggtgaggagagagagaaacacagagagagagagcgagagagagaaagaaaaaaagagagagagagagagagggacagaaacacagagagagataagagagagagagacagacagacagagagagagagacagaaagagagagagagatagaaagagagagaagagagagagagagagacagaaagagagagagagagagagagagagagagagaaaagagggtgaggagagagagaaacacagagagagagagagagagagagagagagagagagagaaagagaaaagagggtgaggagagagagaaacacacagagagagagagagagagagagagagagagagagagagagagagagagaaagaaaaaagagagagagagagaaaagagggtgaggagagagagaaacacagagagagagagagagagagagagagagaaagagagagagagagagagagagagagagaggagagagagcagagagagacagaaacacagagagagataagagagagagagacagacagacagaaagagagagagagcgcgagagagagagagagagagagagagagagagagagagagagagagagcgagcgactgTATGTGGAAACACAAAGCCATCGCTTATGAAGGGTCACATTATTGCTTAGAATAGACACATCTTGTTTGTGCTCGAGGCAGGTAGACCCGCCCTCGGCACGCCATTGGCTCTCCTCGCTGTCCATCTCGGGCTGCGCGCATGCGATTGGCCACGGCTCACCAGAAGGGCGAGCTAGGTTGCTACCGCGCTGTCAGAACCGAAACCAAAATAACGTGAGCGAAATGGAGAGGCAAAAGAGAAACTAAATACGCTGCAAAATCTCACGGCGAGACACAGCCGGGCTATATTCTTTGACGGAGGTAAGAATGTGAACCGGCAGGCGCCGCCCGCCCTCGTTCAGCGGTTGTCGGTGCTGTTGTTGTCGCTGTGCTCGCTGTGACGGGCCTGTCCTGTTTACACTGCCGAGGCTGTTGTTGGGCGTCTGCTTCATGTACTGTCAGTTCTATAACGCTTCGTGCACGTCTAGTATGATCTTTTATGTAACAGTAAATGTTGGTTTGAGGCGTTGAGCTGATCGCGGATTGTCTTTCATCAGAAAAAAGGACACGGGCCGAGTTCAGTCTCCTCTCAGAAAGCTCGGACTGGCTCTGTGGCCGCAGATTATTCGAGGGTTCACGCTGGATAATGTCGGAGGGAAAATGTGGGAGAGCAGCTTGTTGAGGTTGTGTCGCCACATAATAAGGTAAGATTCCTTAATAAAGCCCCTATTTTCCCACCAGAAGGCTGTTGGTGTGCTGTGATATTGGTGTCGCTGCTCTGTATTTCTGCCACACCAGCTGTCGACAGCGCACATAGCATTTGATCATATGGGTTTTCGCCAGTGTTTCGCAATGGTTGCTCCCGAAAATGCCCAGACAAGTTTTCCTTCTCACAGCTGTTCATGTCAAAATTCTGACCAGAGGCCTGAGGGTAGCCCACGAATACACAAGCGTTTTTAACCCTGTAATGGTCATATCACGGTTCTATAAAGGTTAATTCACTTTAAGTGCCACTATTTTAATCCACCTGTCTAGATGTTCTCTTTGGCTCTACACACTCTTGCCCTAAACCTGGACCCTCGCCCTCGTGTTTCTGAGGTCCCTTCATCAATTTCGCGATGACCAAATGCTAGTTGGAGTTTCCCTTTCTATTGATTCTCTGAACCCTCACCTTCATCTTTCTGAACAGCCTTCTTGTAGTTTCACTTGCTGTTACTCAGTGTTCCCCAGTTTCCCCTATTCTAACATACTAATTCCAGCTCATTTTACTGgtcttaaaacataaaacagtcataaaataGTGACTATGGCCCCCTTTTGGGCTCCATTTGAGCtgcaaatgacatattttgttgatttatgaagtgaaatgaagttAACCCACCCGGCTATTGATTTCCTCCagcaaatgttattttaatataacatataaaacagtcataaaataGTAACTGCAGCATATGAACATCCTTTTGATCGCCCTTTTAGTTGTAACgtcttaaaaatgaatgaatgcagtAGGCCTAAATGGACTTGTTGGGATTGGTTAGTCAGGTCAAGTATTGTCTTTAGGAGTTACCACCTGATTACAGTTTTAGGGCATAATAATTATTCTGTTACTCTTCAAATCTGGTGCTAACACCCAACAACCATGGCCTTCTCAAAGCAGCTGGCTCAGGATCTGAAAATAAGGCTAAGCAATGCCTGCAAAGCAGGCGAAGGCTATAAAAAGATATCAAAGCAATTCCAGCTGGCAATTTCTTTTGTCCGTAATGGAAATGAAATGGCAGATAAAGGGAACTGTAGAAATCAAGGGCAGAAAAGGAAGACTCTGTGACAGAACTGCTTGAATGCTGGccaaaaaggcaaagcaaaacccctgTATGACAGCAAATGACGTGCAGGTAGGTTTAGCTGACACGATTGGCGGGGCACTATCCTGCTCTGCAATGACATCACAAGCATGGTTTGTatggaagagtcatcagaagGAAACCTTTCTGCAACACCACCATAAAAGTTATTGggacaaatatgcaaaacaacatGTGGAGCCAGAGGCATTGTGCAAACAAGTGCTGTGGATtgatgaagtaaaaatgaaCCCATTGGCTACAATCACTAAAGATCAAGAAAAagaggagcagcatttgataaAAAGAGCATTGCCAGCTGGTAAGCATGGGGTAGAGCTATTATGCTTGTGGGTTGTGTGGTAGCCAGTGACACAGGAAACACTGCACGGGTGGACTGAAGACGTGATTCCACTGAACGTAAGTATCAATTCTGTAAGCAAACGTGACACAgtcaagaaactgaagctgaaccGAGGCTGACTTCCACAACAGGACTGTCACCTAAAATAAacctcaaaatccaccatgaACTACTTTAAAATTATTCAAACTCAAGCTTTTGGACTGACCTACACATTACCCTGACTtaaacatcattaaaatgtGAAGGTAAATCAGAGGCCAGAAAGCATTGCTTAACTAGAGGCATACAGCAAAGAAGAGTGGAGGGCAATTCctaaaacaggaacagaaaaacTAAGTACGGACACAGGGGCGTAACCAAACTTTTGCAATGCTATAattactgttgttttcttttttcatttttaagtaaatgtaatgatatCTAACTATGCatgaatatttacagaaaaaaatatttttgttcaaTAGTTTGATCAGTAGCTGGTTATATTTActtcttttaataaaaaaaatcagcagaatATTGATGTTTGAAATGAAAGGAAGGAAATAAAACCTGTAGCAATCTGttgaaaaaattatatttttctacaaacattaatgtacagttcatgcccagaaagagtaccacagatgcaatttttgcattgagagtgttggtagagaagtacagagaaggtcagaaggagctacattgtgtctagagaaggcatatgatagggtggcaagagaggaactgtggtactgtatgaggaagtcaggtgtagctgaaaagtatgttagggtggtgcaggacatgtatgaggatagtgagacagtggtgaggtgtgcagttggagtgacaaatggtttcaaggtgaaggtggggttacatcagggatcagctttgagccccttcttgtttgcaatggtgatggaaaggttgacagatgaggtcaggcaggaggctccatggaccatgatttTGCAAtcatgacattgtaatctgtggtgagagtagagagcaggtggaagagaatctggagaggtggaggtttgcactggagaggagaggaatgaaggtcagtagagacaagacggaatacatgtgtgtgaatgagagggaggcaggtggaaaggtgaagatgcaaggagtagaggtcgtaaaaaggtggatgacttcaaatatcttgggtcaaccatccagaacaatggacagtgtagaaaagaggtgaagaagagggtgcaggcaggatggagtgggtggagacgggtgtcagggctgatgtgtgacagaaggatagcagcaagagtgaaaggaaaggtttacaagacagtagtgcgtcctgctatgatgtatggtttggagactgtggctctgtctaaaagacaggaggctgagctggaggtggcggagatgaagatgctgagattttcgttgggagtgacaaggatggacaagattagaaatgagcagatcagagggacagtgaaggtggagcagtttggagatgaagccagagaggccaggttgaggaatagtggatatattgggcagagaatgttggagatgaagctgccgggcagaaggagaagaggtagacctcagagaaggtttgtggatgtagtgaaggtggacatggagatggttggtgtaaaagtagaggaggcagtggatagggcaagatggaggcagatgatctgctgtggcgacccctgaagggagcagctgaaagaagaagaaaattaaTGTACAGTTATAGTTACAAAAAATATCAGGAAGAAAACACCACACTGTGCAGAGCAGAGATACTGTAGGACTGTATTGAGAGCTCACTGCTTTCACCACATTGactctttttccctcttcccctctctcatGTTCAGGCAGTAGACAGCAGCATCATGGCCCATTTCGACACGGAGTACCAACGCCTGGAGGCTTCCTACAGCGACTCCCCTCCAGGAGAGGAGAACCTGCTGGTCCATGTACCAGAGGGTTCCAAATGTAAGCTAATGCTCTACATTTAAGCGTCTGTACCCACATTCTTGACTTGTGTGTACCTGGATGGCTTATCAATTCGATCaatcttttctctgttttggaTGTCTGTTATGAGGTCTAGTTCTTTGTAGATTTGACAACGCTGCGTGACCATATGTACAATTGcagattattgttattacttcAGTCTAATACTagtctatttttctcttttcaagCTCAATGGCACCACATAGAAAACTTGGATCTCTTCTTCCAGAGAATATCCTTTTTGTCCTAGGGGTTTAAAGTGTTTTCAGAATAAACACTGTAAtcttgtgtttctgtttctagcaagtaaggcaaaaaaaaaatctggcagTAACAAGTAAACTGGATTATGGGTTTTTCATCAGCTCTCAGCATCAGTCACTgattttctttaacttttgcaaCGTCTATAATCTTCATCAGAAGAATGGATTCACTTGCATGTTACTGGGGGAAATCTTTGAGCTTGTGTAAGTATGAACAGTTTAACTTACTACCTGGCTACCCAGTCTTATTCAAGAGGTGAACACAAAAGCACACTATGAAAGATGTCATCATCACCACATCCTGTTGAGCTTGTAGAAGCACATCCTCTGCATGAGTTGTAACTGTGTGAATATGAGTTGTAACTGTGTGAATATGAGTTGTAACTGTGTGAATATGAGTTGTAACTGTGTGAATATGAGTTGTAACTGTgtgaatttgtattttttattcaactgtaaaaaactttttgttttttattattccaGACAGTTGGTCTTTGTGGTGACATTCACAGTGTTTCTGGCCAACTGTGTGGACTATGACATCCTCTTTGCCAATAAATTAGTCAATCATACTGACTCTTCGAAGGTGACCCTTCCTGATGCCTTTCTTCCAGTGGATGTGTGTAGTGCTCGGTAAGTCCAGTCATTGTCATTTAAGGGGCACTGCGGcttaaaactagcatttaatgtaCTGctgtattgaattgaattctgtcaaaccagtGAGGCAgaggtttgacagaattcatgtgTTTTCGGCCGAcactgttctctcactacaagaCCCAGCATGCATAACGAAAATATATCATGCAACTGTTGGTAATCCCACTCACACTGATAATGAAATCCTGACAGCTAGCGTAGCATCTAAAAGTAGAAGCTAACAAATATAAACGTGGTATTTGGCTGCCTAGCTGTAACGTTCCTTCTGCCATTTCCAACAGCCTGTCAAGGATCAGCCCCAACGCAGTTGTAATTCTTCAAAAGTTCCACcaacctttaaaaaaatgttctagAGCCCATTGTGGCCCCACTGTTGGAGGCAAATAGGTTTGTTACCAATAAATAAAGGAATGATTACATTTTCCATTATGGAAGTCTCTCCAGTCTGAGAGCCCCTTTAAGTAAATAAAACCAGGTGGAGTATCATGAGCATTTTATCTGATACACATGTTCTTGTTCCTTGACCTTCTAGGATCCATGATAATGTCTTTGTTATTTTCATTCTGGTGATCTCGGGGGTCTTCTGGCTCCATCGATTAGTAAAATTTATCTATAATGTCTGCTGCTACTGGGAGATCCGATCATTCTACATAAATGCTCTGAAGATGTCAATGGTAAGTCTGTAGGTTGCTTGTTTTGGCTATCAAAGTTTTAGTCCCACTTATCAGGATCACATTTCTCATTTGTCTCTGCACCACTTTTTTCTAGTGGAAATATCAGACTGTTCTTCTTTAATTTGCAGGCAGAGCTTCCTTATTTCACCTGGCAAGAAGTGCAGGCACGGATCATCGAGATCCAGAAGGAGCATCAGATCTGCATCCACAAGAAGGAGCTAACTGAGCTGGACATCTACCACCGCATTCTGCGCTTCAAGAACTACATGGTGGCCATGGTGAACAAGTCCCTGCTCCCCATCCGTTTCCGTTTACCTTTTCTGGGTGACAGTGTCTTCTACACTCGGGGTCTCAAGTACAACTTTGAGCTGATCTTTTTCTGGGGACCTGGCTCTCTCTTTGAGAACGAGTGGAGTCTGAAGTCAGAATATAAACGTGGAGGAAACCGGTTAGAACTGGCCGACCGCCTGAGCTCAAGGATCTTGTGGATCGGTATTGCAAACCTTCTCCTGTGCCCAGTCATTCTCATCTGGCAAATCCTCTATGCGTTCTTCAGCTACACGGAGGTCATCAAACGCGAGCCAGGCATCCTGGGGGCGcgctgctggtctttgtatggcCGCTGTTACCTGCGCCACTTCAACGAGCTGGACCATGAGCTGATGTCACGTCTCAGCAAGGGCTACAAGGCGTCCTCTAAGTACATGAACTGCTTCATGTCGCCACTTCTCACGGTGGTTGCCAAGAACGTGGCATTCTTTGCTGGTTCCATACTAGCTGTGCTCATTGCCTTGACCATCTATGATGAGGACGTGCTGGCTGTGGAGCATGTTCTCAGCAGCATCACACTCTTAGGGGTGTGCATTACAGTCTGCAGGTGCGTACTGCATGTCTGACTTGGGAATAGAAATACTGTGTTGATACTAGTGAGGAGTTTTTGACTTACTGTTTAGCaacctctttctgtgtttgtgctgataCAGGTCATTTATTCCTGATAAGCATATGGTGTTTTGCCCAGAGCAGCTGCTCAAAGTGATCCTAGCGCACATCCATTACATGCCGGACCACTGGCAAGGCAATGCCCACCGCTATGAAACCAGAGATGAGTTTGCCCAGCTCTTCCAATACAAAGCTGTAAGCTGTTGGCCTGTAGATTCTTACACAAACAAATAGCCTAAAAAACGTTGAGGAGTTTGTAACACCCTGCCTTGCAGAGCTCCCTAACAGTCATTATGCATGCCTTAAAATGTACGGTGATCGGACAAAGAGTCAAAGTCTTTATGCGTAATttagtcattgagatgtaaataaagtcactcagagtggtttgatgtgaaatggttcactctAGAGAAACTAACCAATGGTGATTGGAGCTAGGGGTCagaatgtctacaatgcaaatacagccattaTGTGTGTTGTCTAAAATGATTAGTGAGCCTGGTgctttctgagttttatatagaatgtttataatggtaaaatagtggtcaGTATGAAAAAAGAGGTTTTCTGGGGTATGGTGTTGCATTACAATAACCTTCATGTATCCTACACCattaatggcttttaaaaatatattttgagaCAAAACTTATCATAAAACTACTAAGAAAAACAATATATCAGGCAACATAtccataatcatttcatgtaataactttctccgaagtagcttttagaggcactaaacTCAGATGTCTGCTTTCTTTCTTGCCCTGTATGTTTTAGGCCAAGAATctcaaaaatatcataaaacagtgtcccaGGCGTCAGGCAAATCATGCTTAACCGTTTCATGTAATACCTTTGTGAGGGAGCTATTAGGAATTCAGATATCTGGTCCTTTTTGCGAACAGTTCTAACGtggcaagtttctctggaatggaATATTTCAAATTTGTATATTGATGATTT from the Pygocentrus nattereri isolate fPygNat1 chromosome 30, fPygNat1.pri, whole genome shotgun sequence genome contains:
- the atg9a gene encoding autophagy-related protein 9A is translated as MAHFDTEYQRLEASYSDSPPGEENLLVHVPEGSKSQWHHIENLDLFFQRVYNLHQKNGFTCMLLGEIFELVQLVFVVTFTVFLANCVDYDILFANKLVNHTDSSKVTLPDAFLPVDVCSARIHDNVFVIFILVISGVFWLHRLVKFIYNVCCYWEIRSFYINALKMSMAELPYFTWQEVQARIIEIQKEHQICIHKKELTELDIYHRILRFKNYMVAMVNKSLLPIRFRLPFLGDSVFYTRGLKYNFELIFFWGPGSLFENEWSLKSEYKRGGNRLELADRLSSRILWIGIANLLLCPVILIWQILYAFFSYTEVIKREPGILGARCWSLYGRCYLRHFNELDHELMSRLSKGYKASSKYMNCFMSPLLTVVAKNVAFFAGSILAVLIALTIYDEDVLAVEHVLSSITLLGVCITVCRSFIPDKHMVFCPEQLLKVILAHIHYMPDHWQGNAHRYETRDEFAQLFQYKAVFILEELLSPVITPFILIFCLRRKSLEIIDFFRNFTVEVVGVGDTCSFAQMDVRQHGHPAWMSAGKTEASIYQQAEDGKTELSLMHFAITNPQWQPPRESTHFISQLKEKVHREATGGQQGTAAENHAFTSTHSLQSESEPRSLIANLLAGPPSLASLHLGRDSSIINHLSIGVSEGTSALRSLSPLSTSLHLRGSFPSARLPRPDHPAVAAGRAMAGSGTDARTVSSGSSAWEGQLTSLVLSEYASTEMSIHALYMHEMHKQQSRGELSRHTWHRQESDESSESVHDDVEAIRNLPRSSTFPFATTPSQEGAGLQSSSQRRYGGTTESLCGGPRVQRTARMPMGGWSEEPHTGRHHDPVPEEGSEDELPPHIHKVT